Proteins from one Triticum aestivum cultivar Chinese Spring chromosome 7A, IWGSC CS RefSeq v2.1, whole genome shotgun sequence genomic window:
- the LOC123147898 gene encoding uncharacterized protein, giving the protein MASQAIEEHRSGAEVHTELCEARAREFLVELGLPDGLLPLPSLVEVGYNRATGFVWLRQGQSGGLTHTFDAIGKQVWYAPEVTAVVERGRMHSMTGVKSKELLIWVTISEIVISPSGSKIVFRTPAGLGRAFPVSAFQLNPPAPEAEAKAAEEAAAN; this is encoded by the coding sequence ATGGCTTCGCAGGCGATCGAGGAGCACCGGTCGGGCGCGGAGGTGCACACGGAGCTGTGCGAGGCCAGGGCCCGCGAGTTCCTCGTCGAGCTGGGCCTCCCCGACGGGCTCCTCCCGCTGCCGTCCCTCGTGGAGGTGGGCTACAACCGCGCCACCGGCTTCGTGTGGCTCCGCCAGGGCCAGTCCGGCGGCCTCACCCACACCTTCGACGCCATCGGCAAGCAGGTCTGGTACGCGCCCGAGGTGACGGCCGTGGTGGAGCGCGGCCGGATGCACAGCATGACCGGGGTCAAGAGCAAGGAGCTGCTCATCTGGGTCACCATCTCCGAGATCGTCATCAGCCCCTCCGGCTCCAAGATCGTCTTCCGCACCCCCGCCGGCCTCGGCCGCGCCTTCCCCGTCTCCGCCTTCCAGCTCAACCCGCCGGCGCCCGAGGCCGAGGCCaaggccgccgag